A window of bacterium contains these coding sequences:
- the ccoO gene encoding cytochrome-c oxidase, cbb3-type subunit II — protein SAVVLAGIAVVIIAAILSLGANRGSDASWHRLTEGNSLAFTVLVLVAILIGGIVEIVPTVVVSKRVPTTPAALAANPQIQQPYSPLEVEGRDLYVREGCYTCHSQMIRPFRHETLRYGDYSRMEEFIYDHPFQWGSKRTGPDLHRVGGKYANLWHYLHMIDPRSTSPGSNMPSYAWLKTGRVNFAGTGHKLKTLSKLGVPYDGAQIAGAATAAQSQAALIVADLQAQGVTLAPDAELTALIAYLQRLGRGPQPLSAGGN, from the coding sequence AGCGCGGTGGTGCTGGCAGGGATCGCGGTGGTGATCATCGCGGCGATCCTCTCCCTCGGCGCGAACCGCGGCTCGGACGCGAGCTGGCACCGTCTTACCGAGGGCAACTCCCTCGCCTTCACGGTGCTGGTGCTGGTGGCGATCCTGATCGGCGGCATCGTCGAGATCGTGCCCACGGTGGTCGTCTCCAAGCGCGTGCCCACAACGCCGGCCGCCCTGGCCGCCAACCCGCAGATCCAGCAGCCCTACAGCCCGCTCGAGGTGGAGGGCCGCGACCTCTACGTGCGCGAGGGCTGCTATACCTGCCACAGCCAGATGATCCGCCCCTTCCGCCACGAGACGTTGCGCTACGGCGACTACTCGCGGATGGAGGAGTTCATCTACGATCACCCCTTCCAGTGGGGCTCCAAGCGCACGGGTCCGGACCTGCACCGCGTGGGCGGCAAGTACGCGAACCTCTGGCACTACCTGCACATGATCGACCCGCGCTCGACGAGCCCGGGCTCGAACATGCCGAGCTACGCATGGCTGAAGACCGGCCGCGTGAACTTCGCGGGGACCGGCCACAAGCTGAAGACCCTGAGCAAGCTGGGCGTGCCCTACGACGGGGCGCAGATCGCGGGCGCCGCGACCGCCGCGCAGAGCCAGGCCGCGTTGATCGTGGCGGATCTGCAGGCGCAGGGCGTCACGCTCGCGCCGGACGCGGAGCTCACGGCGCTGATCGCCTACCTGCAGCGCCTGGGCCGCGGGCCGCAGCCGCTCAGCGCGGGAGGCAACTAG